A genomic stretch from Candidatus Finniella inopinata includes:
- a CDS encoding small ribosomal subunit Rsm22 family protein: protein MLTETKDWCHFSVRLQRSGLHQSAKKGTLGYEDEKFSYLLVAKSGLVTPVVESRIIRKPIKRQGHIVIDVCTGGQLKREIIGKADPSYKKVAKLEWGDEYPAN, encoded by the coding sequence ATGCTGACTGAGACAAAAGATTGGTGCCATTTCAGTGTGCGCCTGCAGCGATCAGGGTTACATCAGTCGGCCAAAAAGGGAACCCTTGGGTATGAAGACGAGAAATTTAGTTATTTGTTGGTGGCCAAATCTGGACTGGTGACCCCAGTGGTCGAATCACGAATTATTCGAAAACCCATCAAGCGACAAGGCCATATTGTTATTGATGTTTGCACGGGTGGGCAATTAAAGCGCGAAATTATTGGCAAAGCTGATCCTAGTTATAAAAAAGTCGCTAAATTAGAATGGGGCGATGAGTATCCTGCCAACTAA